From Grus americana isolate bGruAme1 chromosome 11, bGruAme1.mat, whole genome shotgun sequence, a single genomic window includes:
- the GLYCTK gene encoding glycerate kinase isoform X2: MLLKPRSKIQVIEGAKNNLPDAEALKGAVAIQELAEGLTADDLLLVLISGGGSALLPAPIPPILLKEKEELTKTLASRGAAIQELNIVRKTLSLLKGGGLARLAYPAQVVSLILSDVIGDPLDIIASGPTAASSHSVQDCLQILAKYNLLHNLPQSVETVLSSSPTKPNAPEDYSHVCNIIIGSNTLALEEAKRQAEGLGYATLILSAAICGEVGCVATLYCQLIWLVCLGFAGLGEGPLGDEVRGNLRQLVAELGIPGLNLAKFLQALRGLGPERPVCILAGGETTVQLQGTGKGGRNQELALRVGLELHRAQAAEVSSPPGRCEIVFLSGGTDGQDGPTEAAGAICSLELVDEALQEGLDVEAFLSNNDSYTFFSQFQGGHHLLVTGLTGTNVMDIQAILIRATERL, encoded by the exons ATGCTCCTGAAGCCACGCAGCAAAATCCAGGTCATTGAAGGTGCCAAGAACAACCTCCCGGATGCAGAGGCTCTGAAAGGAGCAGTTGCCATCCAGGAGCTGGCTGAGGGCCTGACTGCGGACGACCTGCTCCTTGTGCTCATCTCAG GGGGTGGATCAGCCCTGCTACCTgctcccatccctcccatccTCCTCAAAGAGAAGGAGGAACTCACAAAGACGCTGGCTTCCCGAGGAGCTGCCATACAGGAGCTGAATATTGTCCGGAAGACTCTGTCCTTGCTGAAGGGTGGAGGGCTGGCCCGGCTCGCATATCCCGCACAG GTGGTGAGCCTTATCCTTTCTGATGTGATTGGTGACCCCCTGGACATCATAGCGAGTGGGCccactgctgccagctcccacaGCGTCCAAGACTGCCTTCAGATACTCGCCAAATACAACCTGCTACACAACCTGCCCCAGTCAGTGGAAACAGTTCTGTCCAGCTCTCCCACCAAGCCCAATGCTCCAGAAGACTACTCCCACGTTTGCAACATCATCATCGGGTCAAACACACTGGCTTTAGAAGAGGCCAAACGCCAAGCCGAGGGCCTGGGCTACGCAACTCTGATTCTGAGCGCAGCAATCTGTGGGGAAGTTGGCTGCGTCGCCACGCTGTACTGCCAGCTGATCTGGCTGGTCTGCCTGGGCTTTGCCGGCCTCGGAGAAGGGCCCCTGGGTGATGAGGTGAGAGGGAATCTCCGGCAGCTGGTGGCAGAGCTAGGGATCCCGGGTTTGAACCTTGCCAAGTTTCTACAGGCCCTGCGAGGATTAGGACCTGAAAGACCAGTCTGCATCCTGGCCGGCGGAGAAACCACGGTTCAGCTTCAAGGAACCGGCAAAGGAGGGAGGAACCAGGAGCTGGCCCTGcgtgtggggctggagctgcacaGGGCACAGGCTGCAGAAGTCAGCAGCCCCCCAGGGAGGTGCGAGATCGTCTTCCTCAGCGGGGGAACGGACGGGCAGGATGGGCCCACGGAGGCAGCGGGCGCCATTTGCAGCCTGGAGCTGGTGGATGAGGCGCTGCAGGAGGGCCTCGATGTGGAGGCTTTTCTCAGCAACAACGACTCCTATACGTTCTTCAGCCAGTTCCAAGGTGGGCATCACCTCCTGGTGACAGGCTTGACGGGCACCAATGTCATGGACATCCAGGCAATTTTAATTAGAGCCACAGAGAGATTGTGA